The proteins below are encoded in one region of Micromonospora pisi:
- a CDS encoding glucose 1-dehydrogenase — protein MPGLFSVEGKTVLVTGGSRGIGLMIARGFVEAGARVIISSRRADVCDEVAQRLSEFGTCESIPADLSSAEGADRLAELVSARVPGLDVLVNNAGATWGAPLEAYPESAFDKLWAVNVKAVFRLTTALLPVLRGSASVEDPARVINIGSIDGIRVPSMEVYAYSATKAAVHMLTRSLAHQLAPEHITVNAIAPGPFESKMMAFALNDPNTRAAIEHQVPLGRIGRPEDMAGAAIYLASRAGAYLTGAVIPVDGGMTTHG, from the coding sequence ATGCCGGGGCTCTTCTCGGTCGAGGGCAAGACGGTGCTGGTCACCGGTGGTTCGCGGGGGATCGGGTTGATGATCGCCCGCGGCTTCGTCGAGGCGGGCGCACGGGTGATCATCTCTTCTCGTCGTGCCGACGTCTGTGACGAGGTGGCGCAGCGGCTCTCCGAGTTCGGAACCTGTGAGTCGATCCCCGCCGACCTCTCCAGCGCCGAGGGCGCCGACCGGCTCGCCGAGCTGGTGTCGGCTCGGGTGCCAGGGCTGGACGTGCTGGTCAACAATGCCGGCGCGACCTGGGGGGCGCCACTGGAGGCGTACCCGGAGAGTGCGTTCGACAAGCTCTGGGCGGTGAACGTCAAGGCGGTGTTCCGGCTCACCACGGCACTGCTGCCCGTGCTGCGCGGTTCGGCGAGTGTCGAGGACCCGGCCCGAGTGATCAACATCGGGTCGATCGACGGCATCAGGGTGCCCTCGATGGAGGTCTACGCCTACTCGGCGACCAAGGCGGCGGTGCACATGCTGACCCGCAGCCTGGCCCACCAACTGGCCCCGGAACACATCACCGTCAACGCGATCGCGCCCGGTCCGTTCGAGAGCAAGATGATGGCTTTCGCGTTGAACGACCCGAACACCCGGGCGGCCATCGAGCATCAGGTGCCGCTCGGCCGGATCGGTCGACCGGAGGACATGGCCGGGGCGGCGATCTACCTGGCCTCCCGTGCCGGCGCATACCTGACCGGTGCGGTCATTCCGGTCGACGGGGGCATGACCACCCACGGCTGA
- a CDS encoding SsgA family sporulation/cell division regulator, which yields MSVIRPTTVEVETSLRLVAPDATALPVRASLRYDPADPYAVHVLFHAESAGGEAVSWSFARELLVTGLDEPAGIGDVRVWPWATPRGDFVALALSSPDGNALFEVPRSVLVRFLRRTYVVVPRGRESEHLDVDAAVNRLLAGR from the coding sequence TGTCATCCGACCGACGACAGTCGAGGTCGAGACGTCGTTAAGGCTCGTCGCACCTGATGCCACCGCGCTGCCGGTGCGCGCCAGTCTGCGCTACGACCCAGCCGACCCGTACGCGGTCCATGTCCTGTTTCATGCCGAATCTGCCGGCGGCGAAGCGGTCAGTTGGTCCTTCGCCCGAGAGCTACTCGTCACCGGGCTCGACGAGCCCGCCGGAATCGGCGATGTCCGGGTGTGGCCCTGGGCCACACCGCGCGGAGACTTCGTCGCGCTCGCCCTTTCCTCACCAGACGGGAACGCGCTGTTCGAGGTGCCCCGAAGCGTCCTGGTCAGGTTCCTGCGGCGGACCTACGTGGTCGTGCCCCGGGGCCGGGAGAGCGAACACCTGGACGTCGATGCCGCGGTCAACCGGCTGCTCGCCGGTCGGTGA